In Streptomyces nodosus, one DNA window encodes the following:
- a CDS encoding acyl-CoA mutase large subunit family protein yields MAHESESGLPIEPVYGPDALDGWDPARQLGVPGGYPFTRGVYPTMYTGRPWTMRQYAGFGTATESNARYKQLIANGTTGLSVAFDLPTQMGHDSDAPLAHGEVGKVGVAIDSVDDMRVLFDGIPLDKVSTSMTINAPAALLLLLYQLVAEEQGVPAGELTGTVQNDVLKEYIARGTYIFPPKPSLRLIADIFRYCGAEIPKWNTISISGYHMAEAGASPAQEIAFTLADGIEYVRTAVAAGMDVDDFAPRLSFFFVARTTFLEEIAKFRAARRIWARVMKEDFGAEDPKSMMLRFHTQTAGVQLTAQQPEVNLVRVAVQGLAAVLGGTQSLHTNSFDEAIALPTDKSARLGLRTQQVLAHETDVAATVDPFAGSYAMERMTDEVEAAALELMRKVEDLGGAVSAIEHGFQKSEIERNAYRIAQETDAGERIVVGVNRFQLDEEEPYEPLRVDPAIEARQAERLAGLRAGRDRTAVDRALADLKKAAEGTDNVLYPMKEALRARATVGEVCNALREVWGTYVPSDVF; encoded by the coding sequence ATGGCGCACGAGTCGGAGTCCGGACTGCCCATCGAGCCGGTGTACGGGCCGGACGCCCTGGACGGCTGGGACCCGGCCCGGCAGCTGGGCGTGCCCGGGGGCTACCCGTTCACGCGCGGGGTCTACCCGACGATGTACACCGGCCGGCCCTGGACGATGCGGCAGTACGCCGGCTTCGGCACCGCGACGGAGTCGAACGCACGGTACAAGCAGTTGATCGCCAACGGCACCACGGGCCTGTCGGTCGCCTTCGACCTGCCGACCCAGATGGGCCACGACTCCGACGCCCCCCTCGCACACGGCGAGGTCGGCAAGGTGGGCGTCGCCATCGACTCGGTCGACGACATGAGGGTGCTGTTCGACGGGATCCCGTTGGACAAGGTGTCGACCTCGATGACCATCAACGCGCCGGCCGCGCTGCTGCTGCTCCTGTACCAACTGGTGGCGGAGGAGCAGGGCGTCCCGGCCGGCGAGCTGACCGGCACCGTCCAGAACGACGTCCTGAAGGAATACATCGCGCGCGGGACGTACATCTTCCCCCCGAAGCCCTCCCTGCGCCTGATCGCGGACATCTTCCGGTACTGCGGGGCCGAGATCCCGAAGTGGAACACCATCTCGATCTCCGGCTACCACATGGCCGAGGCGGGCGCGTCGCCCGCGCAGGAGATCGCGTTCACGCTGGCGGACGGCATCGAGTACGTGCGCACGGCGGTCGCGGCCGGTATGGATGTGGACGACTTCGCGCCACGGCTGTCCTTCTTCTTCGTGGCACGCACCACGTTCCTCGAGGAGATCGCCAAGTTCCGGGCGGCCCGGCGGATCTGGGCGCGGGTGATGAAGGAGGACTTCGGCGCCGAGGACCCGAAGTCGATGATGCTGCGCTTCCACACCCAGACGGCGGGCGTCCAGCTGACGGCGCAGCAGCCGGAGGTGAATCTGGTCCGGGTCGCCGTCCAGGGCCTGGCGGCGGTGCTCGGCGGCACCCAGTCGCTGCACACCAACTCCTTCGACGAGGCCATCGCGCTGCCCACGGACAAGAGCGCGCGGCTGGGCCTGCGCACCCAGCAGGTGCTGGCCCATGAGACGGATGTTGCGGCGACGGTCGACCCGTTCGCGGGGTCCTACGCCATGGAGAGGATGACGGACGAGGTCGAGGCGGCCGCCCTGGAGCTGATGCGGAAGGTCGAGGACCTGGGGGGCGCGGTGTCCGCGATCGAACACGGCTTCCAGAAGAGCGAGATCGAGCGCAACGCCTATCGCATCGCCCAGGAGACGGACGCGGGTGAGCGGATCGTCGTCGGCGTCAACCGCTTCCAGCTGGACGAGGAGGAGCCGTACGAGCCGCTGCGCGTCGACCCCGCGATCGAGGCCCGGCAGGCGGAGCGTCTCGCCGGGCTGCGCGCCGGGCGTGACCGGACGGCGGTGGACAGGGCGCTGGCGGACCTGAAGAAGGCCGCGGAGGGCACGGACAATGTGCTGTACCCGATGAAGGAGGCCCTCAGGGCCCGTGCGACGGTCGGAGAGGTGTGCAACGCGCTGCGGGAGGTGTGGGGGACGTATGTGCCCTCGGACGTGTTCTGA
- the leuE gene encoding leucine efflux protein LeuE, translated as MFGVIHLPTYLAGLVLIVLLPGPNSLYVLSVAARRGVRAGYTAAAGVFCGDTVLMTLSAAGVASLLKTNAVLFGIVKYAGAGYLTWLAFGMLRAAWGMWRTRRERTEAETPAVAAGTGERSYRRALVISLFNPKAILFFIAFFVQFVDPGYAYPALSFVVLGAFAQLASFLYLTVLIFSGTRLAEAFRRRKALSAGATSAAGALFIGFAVKLSLAST; from the coding sequence ATGTTCGGAGTCATCCATCTCCCCACGTATCTGGCCGGGCTGGTCCTGATCGTGCTCCTGCCCGGGCCCAACTCCCTGTATGTGCTGTCCGTCGCCGCCCGGCGCGGGGTCCGGGCCGGGTACACCGCGGCCGCCGGCGTCTTCTGCGGGGACACCGTGCTGATGACGCTGTCCGCGGCCGGGGTCGCCTCGCTGCTCAAGACGAACGCCGTGCTGTTCGGGATCGTGAAGTACGCCGGGGCCGGCTATCTGACCTGGCTGGCGTTCGGGATGCTGCGGGCCGCCTGGGGCATGTGGCGGACGCGGCGGGAGCGGACCGAGGCCGAGACGCCGGCCGTCGCCGCCGGGACCGGGGAGCGGTCCTATCGCCGGGCCCTGGTCATCAGTCTGTTCAACCCGAAGGCGATCCTGTTCTTCATCGCCTTCTTCGTGCAGTTCGTCGACCCGGGATACGCCTACCCGGCGCTCTCCTTCGTCGTCCTGGGCGCCTTCGCCCAGCTGGCGAGCTTTCTCTATCTCACCGTGCTGATATTCAGCGGCACACGCCTCGCGGAGGCCTTCCGCCGCCGCAAGGCGCTGTCCGCGGGCGCCACCTCGGCGGCGGGCGCCCTCTTCATCGGCTTCGCGGTGAAGCTGTCGCTGGCGAGCACCTGA
- a CDS encoding acyltransferase, whose protein sequence is MPQQRSASSEKAAAPREHRFDIDLMRLICSATVMLGHVGATFIHSTGNDPAHGSGSYWAGHVAEAINPFAVPMYFAIAGWAVLVGAPPRDSARMWKRIVRNTVPLFAWTAVYLIWAWLRDRNDRPMTELATNSLFGSVQPAYHLWFMYNYIPIITLLAFAMLIRAGKRPLGLGAALFGIAVLPSVLTTLGEVTHHSMPSVAWGFGTYSVVYAVGGAMLFALPAGAVGRWRRALWVLLPLTMAGCLWYNTQIHYVIPNAHLFVGTMCICVLLLVSRIQIPEKWRPLLQKLAGAALGAYMVHVLFLEEVVAPLVSPDLSGPVAGLLLVGLLITVMALSFGASLLWGRLNLRRLLG, encoded by the coding sequence GTGCCGCAGCAGAGAAGCGCCTCGTCCGAGAAGGCCGCCGCACCACGGGAACACCGCTTCGACATCGATCTGATGCGGCTGATCTGTTCCGCCACCGTCATGCTGGGGCACGTGGGCGCCACGTTCATCCACTCCACCGGCAACGACCCGGCTCATGGCTCCGGGTCGTACTGGGCGGGACATGTGGCCGAGGCGATCAACCCGTTCGCCGTTCCCATGTACTTCGCCATCGCCGGCTGGGCGGTGCTGGTCGGCGCGCCCCCGCGGGACAGCGCCCGGATGTGGAAGCGGATCGTCCGCAACACCGTTCCGCTCTTCGCCTGGACGGCGGTCTATCTGATCTGGGCCTGGCTGCGGGACCGCAACGACCGGCCCATGACCGAGCTGGCGACGAACTCCCTCTTCGGCTCCGTACAACCCGCCTACCACCTGTGGTTCATGTACAACTACATCCCGATCATCACGCTGCTCGCCTTCGCGATGCTGATCAGGGCGGGGAAGCGGCCCTTGGGGCTGGGGGCGGCGCTGTTCGGCATCGCGGTCCTGCCGAGCGTGCTGACCACCCTCGGCGAGGTCACGCACCACAGCATGCCGTCGGTGGCCTGGGGATTCGGCACCTATTCAGTGGTGTACGCGGTCGGGGGCGCGATGCTGTTCGCCCTGCCGGCCGGAGCCGTGGGACGGTGGCGCCGGGCGCTGTGGGTCCTGCTGCCGCTCACCATGGCCGGCTGCCTCTGGTACAACACCCAGATCCACTATGTGATCCCCAACGCGCATCTGTTCGTCGGCACGATGTGCATCTGTGTGCTCCTTCTGGTCAGCCGGATCCAGATCCCCGAGAAATGGCGGCCCCTGCTGCAGAAGCTGGCCGGTGCCGCGCTCGGCGCGTACATGGTCCATGTGCTGTTCCTCGAGGAGGTCGTCGCACCGCTGGTCTCGCCGGACCTGAGCGGACCCGTGGCGGGGCTGCTGCTGGTCGGTCTGCTGATCACGGTCATGGCCCTGTCGTTCGGCGCCAGCCTGCTGTGGGGCAGGCTGAACCTGCGGCGCCTGCTGGGCTGA
- a CDS encoding polysialyltransferase family glycosyltransferase has protein sequence MPRKTQIFQVSTLYGAATLAAALDAGLFGPRHEARRILLVSNNAAIPETALRLDEMHGYERIAGRFDSVVSWNEAISPQHPSTWGPRGNDTVMWQRALRLLWDIDERDLIELAVESIQVNPARALAAIFSEGTVHVYADGLMSYGPTREKLPLTIACRIRRLLHLDLIPGLRPLLLSEYGVEPEIVPDEAFRGVLDEISRDAADDPRLAPVLKEEPTAVLLGQYLAAINILSAQEEEDLHVRMLTGAVRAGHRSVVFKPHPTAPAGYSAALSKAAADAGVRLTVLDAPLLAETLYHHCRPTLVVGCFSTAMVTASAYFDVPIARVGTSLVMRRLKPYPNSNRVPLAVVDHLVPDLEREETPALVGRAPETLSPLVRAIGFCMQPKTYPELREPTADWLRNHLADSPGYYFPELRLAELGLPGSHPRSRAKVQVSRAKRVVRRAVRRRVQK, from the coding sequence ATGCCCCGCAAGACCCAGATCTTCCAGGTCTCGACCCTCTACGGAGCCGCCACCCTCGCCGCGGCGCTCGACGCGGGCCTGTTCGGACCGCGCCACGAGGCCCGGCGCATCCTGCTGGTCTCCAACAACGCCGCGATACCGGAGACGGCCCTGCGCCTCGACGAGATGCACGGCTATGAGCGAATAGCCGGCCGGTTCGACTCGGTGGTCAGCTGGAACGAGGCGATCAGCCCCCAGCACCCCAGCACCTGGGGTCCGCGGGGGAACGACACGGTGATGTGGCAGCGGGCGCTCCGGCTGCTGTGGGACATCGACGAGCGGGACCTGATCGAGCTCGCCGTGGAGTCGATCCAGGTCAACCCGGCCCGTGCGTTGGCGGCGATCTTCTCCGAGGGCACCGTCCATGTGTACGCCGACGGCCTGATGAGCTACGGCCCGACCCGGGAGAAGCTGCCGCTGACCATCGCGTGCCGCATCCGGCGCCTGCTCCACCTCGACCTGATCCCCGGACTGCGCCCGCTGCTGCTGTCCGAGTACGGCGTCGAGCCCGAGATCGTCCCGGACGAGGCGTTCCGGGGCGTGCTCGACGAGATCTCCCGGGACGCGGCGGACGACCCGCGGCTGGCGCCCGTCCTCAAGGAGGAGCCGACGGCCGTGCTCCTCGGCCAGTACCTGGCGGCGATCAACATCCTGAGCGCGCAGGAGGAGGAGGACCTCCATGTGCGGATGCTCACCGGGGCCGTGCGCGCCGGGCACCGGTCCGTGGTCTTCAAGCCCCATCCGACGGCCCCCGCCGGCTACTCGGCGGCGCTGAGCAAGGCGGCGGCGGACGCCGGCGTCCGGCTCACCGTGCTGGACGCGCCACTGCTGGCCGAGACGCTGTACCACCACTGCCGTCCCACGCTCGTGGTGGGCTGCTTCTCGACGGCCATGGTGACCGCCTCCGCCTACTTCGACGTACCCATCGCACGCGTGGGGACCTCGCTGGTGATGCGGCGGCTCAAGCCCTACCCGAACAGCAATCGCGTGCCCCTGGCCGTGGTCGACCACCTGGTGCCCGACCTGGAGCGCGAGGAGACCCCGGCGCTCGTCGGCAGGGCCCCCGAGACGCTGTCACCCCTGGTCCGGGCGATCGGTTTCTGTATGCAGCCCAAGACGTACCCGGAGCTGCGGGAGCCGACGGCCGACTGGCTGCGGAACCATCTGGCCGACAGCCCCGGCTACTACTTCCCCGAACTGCGGCTGGCCGAGCTGGGCCTTCCCGGCAGCCACCCGCGGTCGCGCGCCAAGGTCCAGGTCAGCCGCGCGAAGCGGGTGGTGCGCAGGGCGGTGCGGCGGCGCGTCCAGAAGTGA
- a CDS encoding glycosyltransferase family 2 protein: MPRLSVVVPMHNVEAFAENTLRSLANNADPDVEFLLVDDCSTDSTPWVVDRWAEKLPNARVIRHEKNRGIAQARNSGIDAADGEFITFLDGDDWYGPGHLAELVSAMEELGCDFARTDHVQVTGTERVVRRPPAPVRNIVMDPRDGIAPADMETMVDYPFVWAGIYRRHLFDDGGMRFATELRTCEDRLWIWRLHLKARTYASLGLHGVFYRRGVTTSLTQIKDSRQLDFIPAYDAVLKNLLEDPEAERFLPKAVRTYCAMIAFHVGKANEYEPAAAQRLRREARAALHRMPERALEETLSTIDSTRSRLLSRLRDGRKAA, translated from the coding sequence GTGCCGAGACTGTCCGTTGTCGTCCCCATGCACAATGTGGAAGCGTTTGCCGAGAACACGCTGCGAAGCCTCGCGAACAACGCCGATCCCGACGTCGAGTTCCTGCTCGTGGACGACTGCTCCACGGACTCCACTCCCTGGGTGGTCGACCGCTGGGCGGAGAAGCTTCCGAACGCCAGAGTGATCCGGCACGAGAAGAACCGAGGCATAGCGCAGGCGCGCAACAGCGGTATCGACGCGGCGGACGGCGAGTTCATCACCTTCCTCGACGGCGACGACTGGTACGGGCCGGGTCACCTGGCCGAACTGGTGTCCGCCATGGAGGAACTGGGCTGCGACTTCGCCCGTACCGACCATGTGCAGGTCACCGGCACCGAGCGGGTGGTCAGGCGGCCCCCGGCACCGGTGCGCAACATCGTGATGGATCCACGTGACGGCATCGCGCCGGCCGACATGGAGACGATGGTCGACTACCCCTTCGTCTGGGCGGGGATCTACCGCCGGCATCTCTTCGACGACGGCGGTATGCGCTTCGCGACCGAACTCCGCACCTGCGAGGACCGGTTGTGGATCTGGCGCCTGCATCTGAAGGCCAGGACCTATGCGTCCCTGGGTCTGCACGGCGTGTTCTACCGGCGGGGCGTCACGACCTCGCTCACCCAGATCAAGGACTCCCGTCAGCTGGACTTCATCCCGGCGTACGACGCGGTGCTGAAGAATCTGCTGGAGGACCCGGAGGCAGAACGCTTCCTCCCCAAGGCCGTTCGGACCTACTGCGCCATGATCGCCTTCCATGTCGGCAAGGCGAACGAGTACGAGCCCGCGGCGGCCCAGCGACTGCGGCGTGAGGCGAGAGCCGCGCTCCACCGCATGCCCGAGCGCGCGCTGGAGGAGACCCTCAGCACCATCGACAGCACTCGGAGCAGGTTGCTCAGCCGCCTGCGTGACGGGCGGAAGGCTGCCTGA
- a CDS encoding polysaccharide pyruvyl transferase family protein codes for MTHSLADDRSTVTGRRRIAFAVHTDTDGLPRLATLLRSLALTNPGVCEDFVVLHPGPDGSAFDALRRLHPRVVTRRADSRADLFRLEGYDTVVVLSPDMVVLGDIGELLRMRHGVGAVPQVLCDGDGGERRAVLPGGLLVLQRADVDDALAARLADGDPSLLPADVLVPVDARHDFLTRRLHDGTPVPSNVTVLHFTGPSDEHGHGPAAEARRRFEMSDEEFRAAYCALPGDKHPDLLAHCAPPLLETRPSLGLAHMVAEVYRRQGRYDEAVDVLAPVVADRLDAPRCQETLGVCLMALSRYDEAEARLLLAAASPDVAPRAFAQLARLAWLCGREEDAHAYALQGLEADPTDAGCHSWHVRTRPESREPHRPDAAGQQLAHVALFADGQENAGDKVLPEAVRMCFDSDTGPRRWYPQPVHRLVDEAALEQLNARRGVIVGGGGLFLPDTSPNGNSHWQWNVPDEILARITTPLAVFAVGYNVFDGQLYRRGRFAESLRVLVERSAFFGLRNHGSIERVRELLPEELRDRVRYQPCPTTVARYLLPDRFDPARRSDTVLLNCAYDRAGLRFGHDYGHFLAQMATALRELRERTDVRYAAHMPADEKFVHDLRREHGIGLPVEPLYDMSNDAVRDLYSRARLVIGMRGHAGMIPFGCGTPILSLVSHPKLAYFLSDIGREEWGLSVHDRELGPRLTERATAILDDHAAAVADVHDAQKFLWETTRSNLDELRETFGPA; via the coding sequence ATGACCCACTCCTTGGCGGACGACCGGAGCACCGTCACCGGCAGACGCCGGATCGCCTTCGCCGTCCACACCGACACCGACGGCCTGCCCCGTCTCGCCACGCTGCTGCGCAGCCTGGCGCTGACCAACCCGGGCGTGTGCGAGGACTTCGTGGTCCTGCACCCGGGACCGGACGGCTCCGCGTTCGACGCGCTGCGCCGTCTGCACCCGCGGGTCGTCACACGCCGGGCGGACAGCCGTGCGGATCTCTTCCGGCTGGAGGGCTACGACACCGTCGTGGTCCTCAGCCCGGACATGGTGGTGCTCGGGGACATCGGTGAGCTGCTGCGGATGCGCCACGGGGTGGGCGCCGTCCCGCAGGTGCTCTGCGACGGGGACGGCGGTGAGCGGCGCGCCGTCCTGCCCGGCGGTCTGCTGGTCCTCCAGCGCGCCGACGTGGACGACGCCCTGGCGGCCCGGCTCGCCGACGGCGACCCGAGCCTCCTGCCCGCGGACGTCCTGGTTCCGGTGGACGCGCGCCACGACTTCCTCACCCGCCGGCTCCACGACGGCACGCCGGTGCCCTCGAATGTGACCGTCCTCCACTTCACCGGCCCCTCCGACGAGCACGGGCACGGTCCGGCCGCCGAGGCGCGGCGCCGCTTCGAGATGAGCGACGAGGAGTTCCGGGCCGCCTACTGCGCGCTGCCCGGCGACAAGCACCCCGACCTCCTGGCGCACTGTGCGCCGCCCCTGCTCGAGACCCGTCCCTCCCTCGGTCTCGCCCATATGGTGGCCGAGGTGTACCGCAGGCAGGGCCGCTACGACGAGGCCGTCGACGTCCTCGCCCCGGTGGTGGCCGACCGGCTGGACGCGCCCCGCTGCCAGGAGACCCTGGGCGTCTGTCTGATGGCGCTGTCGCGCTACGACGAAGCCGAGGCGCGTCTGCTGCTGGCGGCCGCCTCCCCCGATGTCGCCCCGCGCGCCTTCGCCCAGCTCGCCCGCCTGGCGTGGCTGTGCGGTCGGGAGGAGGACGCGCACGCCTACGCGCTCCAGGGCCTGGAGGCCGACCCCACCGACGCCGGCTGCCACAGCTGGCACGTCCGTACCCGCCCCGAGAGTCGGGAGCCGCACCGGCCGGACGCCGCCGGGCAGCAGCTGGCGCATGTGGCGCTGTTCGCCGACGGGCAGGAGAACGCCGGCGACAAGGTCCTGCCGGAGGCCGTGCGGATGTGCTTCGACAGCGACACAGGGCCGCGCCGCTGGTACCCGCAGCCGGTGCACCGGCTGGTCGACGAGGCGGCGCTCGAGCAGCTGAACGCGCGGCGCGGGGTGATCGTGGGCGGCGGCGGGCTCTTTCTCCCGGACACCTCCCCCAACGGCAACAGCCACTGGCAGTGGAACGTCCCGGACGAGATTCTGGCCCGGATCACCACGCCGCTCGCGGTGTTCGCGGTCGGCTACAACGTGTTCGACGGGCAGCTCTACCGCCGGGGCCGGTTCGCCGAGAGCCTGCGGGTCCTCGTCGAACGGTCGGCGTTCTTCGGGCTGCGCAACCACGGCTCGATCGAGCGGGTCCGCGAGCTGCTCCCCGAGGAGCTGCGCGACCGGGTGCGCTACCAGCCCTGCCCGACCACGGTGGCGCGGTACCTTCTGCCGGACCGGTTCGACCCGGCGCGGCGGTCCGACACCGTGCTGCTCAACTGCGCCTACGACCGCGCGGGGCTGCGCTTCGGCCATGACTACGGTCACTTCCTCGCGCAGATGGCGACCGCGCTGCGCGAGCTGCGGGAGCGGACGGACGTGCGCTACGCGGCCCATATGCCGGCCGACGAGAAGTTCGTGCACGACCTGCGCCGGGAGCACGGCATCGGCCTGCCCGTGGAGCCGCTGTACGACATGTCGAACGACGCCGTTCGCGACCTGTACAGCCGGGCACGGCTGGTGATCGGCATGCGCGGGCACGCGGGAATGATCCCCTTCGGCTGCGGCACCCCGATCCTCAGCCTGGTCTCCCACCCAAAGCTCGCCTACTTCCTGTCCGACATCGGCCGCGAGGAATGGGGACTGTCCGTGCACGACCGGGAGCTCGGCCCCCGGCTCACGGAGCGGGCGACGGCGATCCTCGACGACCACGCGGCCGCGGTGGCGGACGTGCACGACGCACAGAAATTCCTGTGGGAAACCACCCGTTCGAACCTCGACGAGCTCCGGGAGACCTTCGGTCCGGCATGA
- a CDS encoding polysialyltransferase family glycosyltransferase yields the protein MSRTTQIFCASTLYGAATLAAALESGCLPEADRRLLLVCNNAATPETMPAVDEMPGFAPLREHFDGVLSWNRAIRPFHPSAWTPRSDDIPLLERHLRLLWGLGDDRVTLVLESLQVNPALAVAQLFTGAPIHVYADGLMSYGPTRNKLDPLVGTRVRQLLHLDLVPGLTPMLLTEFEVPARVVPTPAFLKTIGELSGHSGASPAVPDGAALLLGQYLSALGILSPEEEDDLQVRMLRGAVERGHRTVVFTPHPSAPARHSRVLEAEAGRLGVELTVLDQPVLAEVLFERSRPALVVGCFSTALFTASTLYGLPVARIGTEALLERLTPYQNSNRVPAVLADALLPDLVSGRSADALSAGELNDLVTALGFTMQPQIHPSLRPAAERYLARHHGPRVQHYFTRRQLASLGLPGGIPRQLAFLPRNSTARRMVRRARALKKALRG from the coding sequence ATGTCCCGCACCACCCAGATCTTCTGCGCCTCCACGCTGTACGGTGCGGCGACCCTGGCCGCCGCGCTCGAGTCCGGGTGTCTCCCCGAGGCGGACCGGCGGCTGCTGCTGGTGTGCAACAACGCCGCGACCCCGGAGACCATGCCCGCCGTCGACGAGATGCCGGGCTTCGCGCCGCTGCGTGAGCACTTCGACGGGGTGCTGTCCTGGAACCGGGCCATCCGCCCCTTCCACCCGAGCGCCTGGACGCCGCGCTCCGACGACATCCCGCTGCTCGAACGCCATCTGCGGCTGCTGTGGGGGCTCGGCGACGACCGGGTGACGCTGGTCCTGGAGTCCCTCCAGGTCAACCCGGCCCTCGCGGTGGCCCAGCTGTTCACCGGGGCCCCGATCCATGTCTACGCCGACGGCCTGATGAGCTACGGCCCCACCCGCAACAAGCTCGACCCGCTGGTGGGGACGCGGGTACGGCAGCTGCTGCACCTGGACCTGGTGCCGGGCCTCACCCCGATGCTGCTGACCGAGTTCGAGGTGCCGGCGCGCGTGGTGCCGACGCCCGCCTTCCTGAAGACGATCGGGGAGCTGTCCGGGCACAGCGGCGCGTCGCCCGCCGTGCCGGACGGCGCGGCGCTGCTGCTCGGTCAGTATCTGTCGGCGCTCGGCATCCTCTCTCCCGAGGAGGAGGACGACCTTCAGGTACGGATGCTGCGGGGCGCCGTCGAGCGCGGCCACCGCACCGTCGTCTTCACACCGCACCCGAGCGCGCCGGCCCGCCACAGCCGTGTCCTGGAGGCCGAGGCCGGCCGGCTCGGTGTGGAGCTCACCGTCCTGGATCAGCCCGTGCTCGCCGAGGTGCTCTTCGAGAGGTCCCGGCCCGCCCTGGTGGTGGGATGCTTCTCCACCGCGCTGTTCACCGCGTCCACGCTCTACGGCCTGCCGGTCGCCCGCATCGGCACCGAGGCGCTGCTGGAGAGGCTGACGCCCTACCAGAACAGCAACCGGGTCCCGGCCGTCCTGGCCGACGCACTCCTGCCGGACCTGGTGTCCGGCAGGAGTGCGGACGCGTTGTCCGCCGGCGAACTGAACGACCTGGTCACCGCGCTCGGCTTCACCATGCAGCCGCAGATCCACCCGTCGCTGCGCCCGGCGGCGGAGCGCTATCTCGCCCGGCACCACGGCCCGCGCGTCCAGCACTACTTCACGCGCAGACAGCTCGCCTCGCTGGGGCTCCCCGGCGGCATCCCCCGGCAACTGGCGTTCCTGCCGCGCAACTCCACCGCGCGCCGGATGGTGCGGCGGGCGCGGGCGCTGAAGAAGGCCCTCCGCGGCTGA
- a CDS encoding glycosyltransferase family 2 protein, with amino-acid sequence MPKLSVIVPFYNVQQYAPDTLRSLRRNARPEFEFILVDDCSADDTPAVLERAAEELSEVAAVRCVLRKENGGLATARNTGLDVAQGEYLTFLDGDDWLAPGYLTELVASIDELGCDFVRTDHVRATARARTVQRVPHGPRGEVTNPREAILPATRTTSVDYPYAWAGAYHRRLLDRGLLHFTDGLRTAEDRPWIWRLHREAESFAVVGLLGVFYRRGVAGSLTQIGDVRQLDFLRAFDQVIEETAADPDADRLLPKAVRTYCAIIAHHLAEIDKFEPAVARQLRTKGAAALGRMPQNLLDDVLDTMDLNRSSRLRRLRRRGSTAKAAA; translated from the coding sequence GTGCCAAAGCTTTCCGTGATTGTGCCGTTCTACAACGTGCAGCAATATGCGCCGGACACCCTCAGAAGCCTGCGCCGCAACGCCCGGCCGGAATTCGAGTTCATCCTGGTAGACGACTGTTCCGCAGACGACACGCCGGCTGTTCTGGAGCGGGCCGCCGAGGAGCTGTCCGAGGTGGCCGCGGTGCGCTGCGTCCTCCGGAAGGAGAACGGCGGTCTCGCCACCGCGCGCAACACCGGCCTCGACGTGGCACAGGGGGAGTATCTGACCTTCCTGGACGGCGACGACTGGCTCGCCCCCGGCTATCTCACCGAGCTGGTCGCGAGCATCGACGAGCTGGGCTGCGACTTCGTCCGTACCGACCATGTGCGGGCCACCGCCCGTGCCCGCACCGTGCAGCGGGTGCCGCACGGGCCGCGCGGGGAGGTGACGAACCCCCGCGAGGCGATCCTGCCCGCCACCCGGACGACCTCGGTGGACTACCCCTACGCCTGGGCCGGTGCCTATCACCGCCGTCTGCTGGACCGGGGTCTGCTGCACTTCACCGACGGACTGCGCACGGCCGAGGACCGGCCGTGGATCTGGCGGCTGCACCGCGAGGCGGAGTCCTTCGCCGTGGTCGGTCTGCTGGGCGTGTTCTACCGGCGCGGGGTGGCCGGCTCCCTCACCCAGATCGGTGATGTGCGTCAGCTCGACTTCCTGCGCGCCTTCGACCAGGTGATCGAGGAGACCGCGGCCGATCCCGACGCCGACCGGCTGCTGCCGAAGGCGGTGCGCACCTACTGCGCGATCATCGCCCACCATCTGGCGGAGATCGACAAGTTCGAACCGGCCGTGGCCAGGCAGCTGCGGACGAAGGGTGCCGCGGCGCTCGGGCGGATGCCCCAGAACCTGCTGGACGATGTCCTCGACACCATGGATCTGAACCGTTCCTCCAGGCTGCGACGGCTGCGCCGCCGGGGTTCCACAGCGAAGGCGGCCGCCTGA